A region of Vigna radiata var. radiata cultivar VC1973A chromosome 6, Vradiata_ver6, whole genome shotgun sequence DNA encodes the following proteins:
- the LOC106765352 gene encoding uncharacterized protein LOC106765352 isoform X1, whose translation MRELGFQERRSWRRSGSRIGGDTSPDSVIFTLESNLSLFSSASASVDRCSFASDAHDHDSLASEISLHLAAQEHDRDFAHSESWSGPDPDLDQNSRQHQRRCDADLDALHRKRHQNPFYGKGEKAKGDNVQKEEDSDGGDTEDGNQPLQFDSARNSFSLALKECQDRRSRSEALLKKHDRRRPASLDLNNAVGNGNVSSPRLGLGAMKKSTVCSRRSGSGSANFPSPGTPNYLHAGAAMQKGWCSERVPLHTSAARKQVGSALLPFNNGRTLPSKWDDAERWILSPVSGDSTGRASLPAPQRRPKSKSGPLGPPGAAAVAYYSLYSPAAPLFDGGNSGSFMAASPFSAAVSVSAAADGLMASSGGSCGEVPTRTDPCMARSVSVHGCSQMQSQSSLPAQGEKFDGFKDAGTNISPAISRRDMATQMSPEDSSCSPPNLRPSFCASTPPSLPLSEFKSLPFSKMDVRDVPVDERVTMTRWSKKHRALFSGRGSENDDSWKIRETSSRSSSWDITEGSKTVTKAKREEAKINAWENLQKAKAEAAIRKLEMKLEKKRASSMDKIMNKLRLAQKKAQEMRSSVSTNQDHQVARTPHKAILFSRATQMGSLSGCFTCHAF comes from the exons ATGAGAGAATTAGGGTTTCAGGAACGACGCTCCTGGAGGCGCTCCGGTTCGCGAATAGGCGGCGACACCAGCCCCGACTCCGTCATCTTCACTCTCGAGTCCAACCTCAGCCTCTTCTCCTCTGCCTCCGCCAGTGTCGATCGATGTTCCTTTGCCTCCGACGCACACGACCATGACTCCTTAGCCTCCGAAATCTCCCTG CACTTGGCGGCGCAGGAGCACGACAGAGATTTCGCTCACAGCGAAAGCTGGAGCGGTCCAGATCCGGATCTGGATCAGAATAGCCGACAGCATCAACGGCGTTGCGATGCAGATTTGGATGCATTACACAGAAAGCGTCACCAAAATCCTTTCTATGGAAAAGGAGAGAAAGCGAAAGGTGATAAcg TCCAAAAGGAAGAAGATAGTGACGGTGGTGACACTGAGGACGGAAATCAGCCCTTGCAATTTGATTCTGCCAGGAACTCTTTTTCTCTGGCTCTCAAAG AGTGTCAGGATCGGAGATCAAGATCTGAGGCGTTATTGAAGAAGCACGATCGGAGAAGGCCTGCGTCGTTAGATCTGAACAATGCCGTTGGCAATGGCAATGTTTCTTCGCCTCGTTTGGGATTAGGGGCCATGAAGAAGAGCACTGTTTGTTCTCGAAGGTCTGGCTCTGGCTCTGCCAATTTTCCGAGTCCTGGAACGCCTAATTATCTTCACGCAGGTGCTGCTATGCAAAAGGGTTGGTGTTCGGAGCGAGTTCCTTTGCATACGAGTGCTGCCCGCAAGCAGGTTGGTTCTGCTCTGTTGCCTTTCAACAACGGGCGGACTTTGCCGTCCAAATGGGATGACGCTGAAAGGTGGATTCTGAGTCCCGTTTCTGGCGACAGCACTGGGAGGGCCTCGCTTCCAGCGCCGCAGAGAAGGCCCAAGTCCAAGAGTGGGCCACTTGGTCCCCCTGGCGCTGCTGCAGTTGCTTACTATTCCTTGTATTCCCCTGCGGCGCCTTTGTTTGACGGTGGGAATTCGGGGAGTTTCATGGCGGCTTCTCCATTTTCTGCTGCTGTTAGTGTCTCAGCTGCTGCTGATGGGTTGATGGCCAGTTCCGGTGGCAGTTGTGGGGAGGTCCCCACCAGGACTGATCCTTGCATGGCACGCTCAGTTAGTGTCCATGGTTGCTCTCAGATGCAGAGTCAGTCATCATTGCCTGCCCAAG GGGAGAAGTTTGATGGTTTCAAAGATGCAGGCACCAATATATCACCTGCTATTTCTAGGAGGGACATGGCAACCCAGATGAGCCCGGAGGATAGCTCATGCTCCCCTCCAAATTTGAGGCCTTCTTTCTGTGCCTCTACTCCACCTTCCCTTCCTCTATCAGAGTTCAAGAGTTTGCCTTTCTCTAAAATGGATGTCAGAGATGTACCGGTAGATGAACGTGTAACCATGACAAGGTGGTCCAAGAAACACAGGGCCCTATTCTCTGGCAGAGGCTCAGAAAATGATGACAGCTGGAAAATTAGAGAAACAAGCAGTCGATCTTCATCTTGGGACATTACTGAAGGTTCAAAGACTGTGACAAA GGCCAAAAGGGAGGAAGCCAAAATCAATGCATGGGAGAACTTGCAAAAGGCAAAAGCTGAGGCTGCTATACGGAAACTAGAG ATGAAGTTGGAGAAGAAGCGAGCATCATCAATGGATAAGATTATGAACAAGCTGAGATTGGCTCAGAAAAAAGCCCAAGAAATGAGAAGTTCAGTTTCCACCAACCAGGATCATCAAGTTGCTAGAACTCCTCACAAGGCTATATTATTTAGTAGAGCCACTCAGATGGGCTCTTTGAGTGGTTGTTTCACATGTCATGCCTTTTAA
- the LOC106765352 gene encoding uncharacterized protein LOC106765352 isoform X2 codes for MRELGFQERRSWRRSGSRIGGDTSPDSVIFTLESNLSLFSSASASVDRCSFASDAHDHDSLASEISLHLAAQEHDRDFAHSESWSGPDPDLDQNSRQHQRRCDADLDALHRKRHQNPFYGKGEKAKVQKEEDSDGGDTEDGNQPLQFDSARNSFSLALKECQDRRSRSEALLKKHDRRRPASLDLNNAVGNGNVSSPRLGLGAMKKSTVCSRRSGSGSANFPSPGTPNYLHAGAAMQKGWCSERVPLHTSAARKQVGSALLPFNNGRTLPSKWDDAERWILSPVSGDSTGRASLPAPQRRPKSKSGPLGPPGAAAVAYYSLYSPAAPLFDGGNSGSFMAASPFSAAVSVSAAADGLMASSGGSCGEVPTRTDPCMARSVSVHGCSQMQSQSSLPAQGEKFDGFKDAGTNISPAISRRDMATQMSPEDSSCSPPNLRPSFCASTPPSLPLSEFKSLPFSKMDVRDVPVDERVTMTRWSKKHRALFSGRGSENDDSWKIRETSSRSSSWDITEGSKTVTKAKREEAKINAWENLQKAKAEAAIRKLEMKLEKKRASSMDKIMNKLRLAQKKAQEMRSSVSTNQDHQVARTPHKAILFSRATQMGSLSGCFTCHAF; via the exons ATGAGAGAATTAGGGTTTCAGGAACGACGCTCCTGGAGGCGCTCCGGTTCGCGAATAGGCGGCGACACCAGCCCCGACTCCGTCATCTTCACTCTCGAGTCCAACCTCAGCCTCTTCTCCTCTGCCTCCGCCAGTGTCGATCGATGTTCCTTTGCCTCCGACGCACACGACCATGACTCCTTAGCCTCCGAAATCTCCCTG CACTTGGCGGCGCAGGAGCACGACAGAGATTTCGCTCACAGCGAAAGCTGGAGCGGTCCAGATCCGGATCTGGATCAGAATAGCCGACAGCATCAACGGCGTTGCGATGCAGATTTGGATGCATTACACAGAAAGCGTCACCAAAATCCTTTCTATGGAAAAGGAGAGAAAGCGAAAG TCCAAAAGGAAGAAGATAGTGACGGTGGTGACACTGAGGACGGAAATCAGCCCTTGCAATTTGATTCTGCCAGGAACTCTTTTTCTCTGGCTCTCAAAG AGTGTCAGGATCGGAGATCAAGATCTGAGGCGTTATTGAAGAAGCACGATCGGAGAAGGCCTGCGTCGTTAGATCTGAACAATGCCGTTGGCAATGGCAATGTTTCTTCGCCTCGTTTGGGATTAGGGGCCATGAAGAAGAGCACTGTTTGTTCTCGAAGGTCTGGCTCTGGCTCTGCCAATTTTCCGAGTCCTGGAACGCCTAATTATCTTCACGCAGGTGCTGCTATGCAAAAGGGTTGGTGTTCGGAGCGAGTTCCTTTGCATACGAGTGCTGCCCGCAAGCAGGTTGGTTCTGCTCTGTTGCCTTTCAACAACGGGCGGACTTTGCCGTCCAAATGGGATGACGCTGAAAGGTGGATTCTGAGTCCCGTTTCTGGCGACAGCACTGGGAGGGCCTCGCTTCCAGCGCCGCAGAGAAGGCCCAAGTCCAAGAGTGGGCCACTTGGTCCCCCTGGCGCTGCTGCAGTTGCTTACTATTCCTTGTATTCCCCTGCGGCGCCTTTGTTTGACGGTGGGAATTCGGGGAGTTTCATGGCGGCTTCTCCATTTTCTGCTGCTGTTAGTGTCTCAGCTGCTGCTGATGGGTTGATGGCCAGTTCCGGTGGCAGTTGTGGGGAGGTCCCCACCAGGACTGATCCTTGCATGGCACGCTCAGTTAGTGTCCATGGTTGCTCTCAGATGCAGAGTCAGTCATCATTGCCTGCCCAAG GGGAGAAGTTTGATGGTTTCAAAGATGCAGGCACCAATATATCACCTGCTATTTCTAGGAGGGACATGGCAACCCAGATGAGCCCGGAGGATAGCTCATGCTCCCCTCCAAATTTGAGGCCTTCTTTCTGTGCCTCTACTCCACCTTCCCTTCCTCTATCAGAGTTCAAGAGTTTGCCTTTCTCTAAAATGGATGTCAGAGATGTACCGGTAGATGAACGTGTAACCATGACAAGGTGGTCCAAGAAACACAGGGCCCTATTCTCTGGCAGAGGCTCAGAAAATGATGACAGCTGGAAAATTAGAGAAACAAGCAGTCGATCTTCATCTTGGGACATTACTGAAGGTTCAAAGACTGTGACAAA GGCCAAAAGGGAGGAAGCCAAAATCAATGCATGGGAGAACTTGCAAAAGGCAAAAGCTGAGGCTGCTATACGGAAACTAGAG ATGAAGTTGGAGAAGAAGCGAGCATCATCAATGGATAAGATTATGAACAAGCTGAGATTGGCTCAGAAAAAAGCCCAAGAAATGAGAAGTTCAGTTTCCACCAACCAGGATCATCAAGTTGCTAGAACTCCTCACAAGGCTATATTATTTAGTAGAGCCACTCAGATGGGCTCTTTGAGTGGTTGTTTCACATGTCATGCCTTTTAA
- the LOC106764264 gene encoding uncharacterized protein LOC106764264, which produces MESKELFGSNYLLLKPEEASVFDLGSLLFSSKLSNRRFIECREEIQATDFRQRWLIFVSVVTQILLLASRNSLKKVGDILEFSVNLLSCNGGFKGLFFNILRGKVKRPEKSSASYSSAVGLVDTRVDLDKNIKQNDAKYKGFLSMMASKISYENENFLCNAVQNHWNMEFLGLHSFWNDYQEQWSTQAIILQDKKWKPTLIVVAFRGTEAFDADKWRTDVDISWYHLPNVGRIHGGFMKALGLQKNSGWPREIDQTTHHSYAYYAIREKIRTMLEANTDAKFIVTGHSLGGALAILFAALLTIHEEAWLLDKLEGVYTFGQPRVGDYEFGEFMKDKLREYDVRYMRYVYSNDIVPRIPYDDKNLFFKHFGPCLYFNSLYQAQVLEEEPNKNYFSLFWVLPKILNAVWELIRGFLLPLVVGESYTQTWIMTIIRFFGLMIPGIAEHIPTDYVNLTRLGCLPELLELQNSQDSKAD; this is translated from the exons ATGGAATCCAAAGAGCTATTTGGTAGCAATTACCTGCTGTTGAAGCCAGAAGAAGCAAGTGTCTTTGATCTTGGGAGCCTCTTGTTCTCTTCTAAGTTGAGCAACAGAAGATTTATAGAGTGCAGAGAAGAGATTCAGGCAACAGATTTTCGACAAAGATGGCTCATCTTCGTATCTGTTGTGACACAGATTCTCCTTCTTGCCTCAAGAAACTCCTTGAAGAAGGTTGGAGACATCTTGGAGTTTTCGGTCAATCTTTTATCATGCAATGGAGGTTTCAAAGGACTCTTTTTCAACATTCTAAGAG GAAAGGTGAAAAGACCAGAGAAATCATCTGCATCATATTCATCTGCGGTGGGCTTAGTTGACACACGAGTTGACTTAgacaaaaacattaaacaaaatgatGCCAAATACAAAGGATTCCTCTCAATGATGGCTTCAAAGATTTCCtacgaaaatgaaaattttctttgtaACGCAGTGCAAAATCATTGGAAT ATGGAGTTTTTGGGGTTACACAGCTTCTGGAACG ACTACCAAGAGCAGTGGTCGACACAAGCAATCATATTGCAAGATAAGAAGTGGAAACCGACGTTGATCGTTGTTGCATTCAGGGGTACAGAGGCATTTGATGCGGATAAATGGAGAACGGATGTGGATATCTCTTGGTACCACTTGCCCAATGTGGGTAGAATACATGGTGGCTTCATGAAAGCTTTGGGTCTTCAGAAGAACAGTGGATGGCCCAGAGAGATTGACCAAACCACCCACCATTCTTACGCCTACTATGCAATCAGAGAGAAGATCAGAACAATGTTGGAGGCAAATACGGATGCAAAATTCATAGTGACAGGGCACAGTTTGGGAGGAGCCTTGGCCATTCTCTTTGCTGCTCTTCTCACAATACATGAGGAGGCATGGCTGTTGGACAAGTTAGAAGGGGTTTATACATTTGGGCAGCCACGAGTTGGGGACTATGAGTTTGGGGAGTTCATGAAGGACAAGTTGAGAGAGTATGATGTGAGATACATGAGATATGTTTACTCCAATGATATAGTGCCTAGGATCCCTTACGATGACAAAAACCTCTTCTTTAAACACTTCGGTCCTTGCCTCTACTTCAACAGCTTGTACCAGGCCCAG GTTCTAGAGGAGGAGCCAAACAAgaactatttttctttgttctgGGTCCTGCCCAAGATACTAAACGCAGTCTGGGAGCTTATTAGAGGATTTCTTCTCCCCCTCGTTGTAGGTGAAAGCTATACTCAGACCTGGATCATGACGATAATCAGGTTCTTTGGATTGATGATTCCAGGAATAGCTGAACATATTCCTACAGATTATGTCAATCTTACCAGGTTAGGATGTTTACCCGAACTTTTGGAACTTCAAAACTCGCAAGATTCCAAGGCTGACTGA